A region from the Variovorax sp. V93 genome encodes:
- the odhB gene encoding 2-oxoglutarate dehydrogenase complex dihydrolipoyllysine-residue succinyltransferase: protein MSIVEVKVPQLSESVAEATMLTWKKKAGEAVAVDEILIEIETDKVVLEVPAPSAGVLAEIVQPDGATVVADQLIAKIDTEGKAGAAAPAAAPAAAPAAAAPAPAAAAAAAVGGSKSDVAMPAAAKLLADNNLKTGDVAGTGKDGRVTKGDVLGAVASGAKPAATVAAPAAKPALPQVAAPTSAPDLGERPEQRVPMSRLRARIAERLIQSQSTNAILTTFNEVNMAPVMELRKRFQDSFTKEHGVKLGFMSFFVKAAVHALKKYPVINASVDGNDILYHGYFDIGIAVGSPRGLVVPILRNADQMSFADIEKKIAEYGKKAQDGKLGIEEMTGGTFSISNGGTFGSMLSTPIINPPQSAILGVHATKDRAVVENGQIVVRPMNYLAMSYDHRIIDGREAVLGLVAMKEALEDPSRLLFDI, encoded by the coding sequence ATGTCTATCGTAGAAGTCAAAGTCCCCCAGCTTTCCGAATCCGTGGCCGAAGCCACCATGCTCACCTGGAAGAAGAAGGCCGGCGAAGCCGTCGCCGTCGATGAAATCCTGATCGAGATCGAGACCGACAAGGTCGTGCTCGAAGTGCCCGCGCCCTCGGCAGGCGTGCTGGCGGAAATCGTGCAGCCCGATGGCGCCACCGTGGTGGCCGACCAGCTGATCGCGAAGATCGACACCGAAGGCAAGGCCGGTGCCGCAGCGCCTGCAGCGGCACCTGCTGCAGCCCCGGCAGCTGCTGCGCCTGCTCCGGCGGCTGCCGCCGCCGCCGCCGTCGGTGGTTCGAAGTCCGACGTCGCGATGCCCGCCGCTGCCAAGCTGCTGGCCGACAACAACCTGAAGACCGGCGACGTGGCCGGCACCGGCAAGGACGGCCGCGTCACCAAGGGCGACGTGCTCGGCGCGGTCGCTTCGGGCGCCAAGCCCGCAGCCACCGTGGCCGCACCGGCCGCCAAGCCGGCGCTGCCGCAAGTCGCCGCGCCCACCAGCGCGCCCGACCTGGGCGAGCGCCCCGAGCAGCGCGTGCCGATGAGCCGCCTGCGCGCCCGCATCGCCGAGCGCCTGATCCAGTCGCAGTCGACCAACGCCATCCTCACGACCTTCAACGAGGTCAACATGGCGCCCGTCATGGAACTGCGCAAGCGCTTCCAGGACAGCTTCACCAAGGAGCACGGCGTGAAGCTCGGCTTCATGAGCTTCTTCGTGAAGGCCGCGGTGCATGCGCTCAAGAAGTACCCGGTGATCAACGCCTCGGTCGATGGCAACGACATCCTGTACCACGGCTACTTCGACATCGGCATCGCCGTTGGTTCGCCGCGCGGCCTCGTGGTGCCCATCCTGCGCAACGCCGACCAGATGAGCTTTGCCGACATCGAGAAGAAGATCGCCGAATACGGCAAGAAGGCGCAGGACGGCAAGCTCGGCATCGAAGAGATGACCGGCGGCACCTTCTCCATCTCGAACGGCGGCACCTTCGGTTCGATGCTCTCGACGCCGATCATCAACCCGCCCCAGTCGGCCATCCTCGGCGTGCATGCCACCAAAGACCGCGCCGTGGTCGAGAACGGTCAGATCGTGGTTCGCCCGATGAACTACCTCGCCATGAGCTACGACCACCGCATCATCGACGGCCGCGAAGCCGTGCTGGGCCTGGTGGCCATGAAGGAAGCGCTCGAAGATCCGTCGCGCCTGCTGTTCGACATCTGA
- the lpdA gene encoding dihydrolipoyl dehydrogenase gives MANKQFDVIVIGGGPGGYIAAIRAAQLGFNVACIDEWKNGKGGPAPGGTCTNVGCIPSKALLQSSEHFEQAGHHFADHGIKVEGLGLDLDKMLARKDQVVKQNNDGILYLFKKNKISFFHGRGSFVKAGEAGYEIKVAGAAEESIDGKHVIVATGSNARALPGAPFDEENILSNDGALRIGAVPKKLGLIGSGVIGLEMGSVWRRLGAEVTVLEALPTFLGAVDEQIAKEAKKAFDKQKLKIELGVKVGEIKSSKKGVSVAWTNAKGEAQVLEVDKLIVSIGRVPNTIGLNAEAVGLKLDERGAIAVDDDCKTSLPNVWAIGDVVRGPMLAHKAEEEGVAVAERIAGQHGHVNFNTVPWVIYTSPEIAWVGQTEQQLKAAGRAYKAGTFPFLANGRARALGDTTGMVKFLADAATDEILGVHIVGPQASELISEAVVAMEFKASAEDIARICHAHPSLSEATKEAALAVDKRTLNF, from the coding sequence ATGGCCAACAAACAATTCGACGTCATCGTCATCGGCGGCGGCCCCGGCGGCTACATCGCCGCGATCCGCGCGGCGCAACTGGGCTTCAACGTGGCCTGCATCGACGAGTGGAAGAACGGCAAGGGCGGCCCGGCACCGGGCGGCACCTGCACCAACGTCGGCTGCATTCCGTCCAAGGCGCTGCTGCAATCGTCGGAGCACTTCGAGCAGGCCGGCCACCACTTCGCCGACCATGGCATCAAGGTCGAAGGCCTGGGGCTGGACCTCGACAAGATGCTGGCCCGCAAGGACCAGGTCGTGAAGCAGAACAACGACGGCATCCTGTACCTGTTCAAGAAGAACAAGATCAGCTTCTTCCATGGCCGCGGCTCGTTCGTGAAGGCGGGCGAAGCCGGCTACGAGATCAAGGTCGCGGGCGCCGCCGAAGAGTCGATCGACGGCAAGCACGTCATCGTGGCCACGGGCTCCAACGCCCGTGCGCTGCCGGGTGCGCCGTTCGACGAGGAGAACATCCTCTCGAACGACGGCGCGCTGCGCATCGGCGCGGTGCCGAAGAAGCTGGGCCTGATCGGCTCGGGCGTCATCGGCCTTGAAATGGGCTCGGTGTGGCGCCGCCTCGGCGCCGAAGTCACGGTGCTCGAAGCGCTGCCGACCTTCCTCGGCGCGGTCGACGAGCAGATCGCCAAGGAGGCCAAGAAGGCCTTCGACAAGCAGAAGCTCAAGATCGAACTCGGCGTGAAGGTCGGCGAGATCAAGTCGTCCAAGAAGGGCGTGAGCGTGGCCTGGACCAACGCCAAGGGCGAGGCCCAGGTGCTGGAAGTCGACAAGCTGATCGTCTCGATCGGCCGCGTGCCCAACACCATCGGCCTGAATGCCGAAGCCGTGGGCCTGAAGCTCGACGAGCGCGGCGCCATTGCCGTGGACGACGACTGCAAGACCAGCCTGCCCAACGTCTGGGCCATCGGCGACGTGGTGCGCGGCCCGATGCTCGCGCACAAGGCCGAGGAAGAGGGCGTTGCCGTGGCGGAGCGCATTGCGGGCCAGCACGGCCACGTCAACTTCAACACCGTGCCGTGGGTGATCTACACCAGCCCCGAGATCGCGTGGGTCGGCCAGACCGAGCAGCAGCTCAAGGCCGCGGGCCGCGCCTACAAGGCCGGCACCTTCCCGTTCCTCGCGAACGGCCGCGCGCGCGCACTGGGCGACACGACCGGCATGGTCAAGTTCCTGGCCGACGCGGCCACGGACGAGATCCTGGGCGTGCACATCGTGGGCCCGCAGGCCAGCGAGCTGATCTCCGAGGCCGTGGTGGCGATGGAATTCAAGGCGAGCGCCGAAGACATCGCGCGCATCTGCCATGCGCACCCGTCGCTGTCGGAAGCCACGAAGGAAGCGGCACTGGCCGTGGACAAGCGCACGCTGAACTTCTGA
- the zapE gene encoding cell division protein ZapE codes for MTTSVKQAYEAELAVRGFQSDPAQLRAVEALDRCAREWAEYKAQRSNALKKFINRPELPRGVYMYGGVGRGKSFLMDLFFNAVPLRRKTRLHFHEFMREVHRELRELQGTVNPLDELGLRISKRYKLICFDEFHVADITDAMILHRLLVALFENGVGFVTTSNFKPDDLYPGGLHRDRILPAIALLNQKLEVLSVDNGTDYRRRTLEQLRMYLTPNDASAEKEMRKAFDRLAETADENPVLHIEQREIRARRKAGGVVWFDFKTLCGGPRSQNDYLEIASQFHTVLLSDVPHMPVRMASEARRFTWLVDVLYDRRVKLIMSAEVPPEALYTEGPLAHEFPRTVSRLTEMQSSEFLSLERRIVDTRLT; via the coding sequence TTGACCACCAGCGTCAAACAGGCCTATGAGGCGGAACTCGCCGTGCGCGGGTTCCAGAGCGATCCCGCGCAACTGCGCGCCGTGGAAGCGCTGGATCGCTGCGCCCGGGAGTGGGCCGAGTACAAGGCCCAGCGCTCCAACGCGCTGAAGAAGTTCATCAACCGGCCTGAGCTGCCGCGCGGCGTCTACATGTACGGTGGCGTCGGGCGGGGCAAGAGCTTCCTGATGGACCTGTTCTTCAACGCGGTGCCGCTCAGGCGCAAGACCCGGCTGCACTTCCACGAGTTCATGCGCGAGGTGCACCGCGAACTGCGCGAGCTGCAGGGCACGGTCAACCCGCTCGACGAGCTGGGGCTGCGCATCTCCAAGCGCTACAAGCTGATCTGCTTCGACGAATTCCACGTGGCGGACATCACCGACGCGATGATTCTTCATCGCCTGCTGGTGGCGCTGTTCGAGAACGGCGTGGGCTTTGTCACCACCTCCAACTTCAAGCCCGACGATCTTTACCCCGGCGGGCTGCACCGCGACCGCATCCTGCCCGCGATTGCGCTGCTCAACCAGAAGCTCGAGGTGCTGAGCGTGGACAACGGCACCGACTACCGGCGCCGCACGCTCGAGCAGCTGCGCATGTACCTGACGCCGAACGATGCCTCGGCCGAAAAGGAGATGCGCAAGGCCTTCGACCGGTTGGCCGAAACGGCCGATGAAAACCCGGTCCTGCACATCGAGCAGCGCGAGATCCGCGCCAGGCGCAAGGCCGGCGGCGTGGTCTGGTTCGACTTCAAGACGCTGTGCGGCGGACCGCGTTCGCAGAACGACTATCTGGAGATCGCCAGCCAGTTCCACACGGTGCTGCTGTCCGACGTGCCGCACATGCCGGTGCGCATGGCCTCCGAAGCACGCCGTTTCACCTGGCTGGTCGACGTCTTGTACGACCGGCGCGTCAAGCTCATCATGTCGGCCGAGGTACCGCCGGAGGCGTTGTACACCGAAGGGCCGCTTGCGCATGAATTCCCGCGAACGGTTTCCAGGCTCACCGAAATGCAATCGAGCGAGTTCCTCTCGCTGGAACGCCGTATCGTCGACACTCGACTGACATGA
- a CDS encoding PP2C family serine/threonine-protein phosphatase — MTQGFRLAAATGLHKGDRPYQQDQVLMMSHPRVPGCMLGIIADGMGGRSGGRKASDQVLMTARQLFTRYHPDRDSSAAVLRQLLEDAHTVIKLTALSSEQEPHSTLAAFLMNPRGDCAWIHAGDSRIYHFQNGELVRRTRDHSYVQVLIDRGEITEAEANVHPKGNILLGCLGMTTTPPPVEPHYIPAMQPGDLLMACSDGLWHYFSPEELASVLYAEPPREAVEILVGEARRRARGTGDNISIVVLKLEALPQD; from the coding sequence ATGACACAAGGCTTTCGGCTTGCCGCCGCCACCGGTCTCCACAAGGGAGATCGCCCCTATCAGCAGGACCAGGTCCTGATGATGAGCCATCCGCGCGTGCCCGGCTGCATGCTGGGCATCATTGCCGACGGCATGGGCGGGCGCAGCGGCGGGCGCAAGGCCTCCGACCAGGTGCTGATGACGGCGCGCCAGCTGTTCACGCGCTACCACCCCGACCGCGACAGCTCCGCGGCCGTGCTGCGGCAGCTGCTGGAGGATGCGCACACCGTCATCAAGCTCACGGCCCTGTCGAGCGAGCAGGAACCCCACAGCACGCTCGCCGCCTTTCTGATGAACCCCAGGGGCGACTGCGCCTGGATCCATGCCGGCGACTCGCGCATCTATCACTTCCAGAACGGCGAGCTCGTCAGGCGCACGCGCGACCATTCCTATGTCCAGGTGCTCATCGACCGCGGCGAAATCACCGAGGCCGAGGCCAATGTCCATCCCAAGGGCAACATCCTCCTCGGATGCCTGGGCATGACCACGACGCCCCCGCCCGTCGAGCCGCACTACATTCCCGCAATGCAGCCGGGCGACCTGCTGATGGCCTGCAGCGACGGGCTCTGGCACTACTTCAGCCCCGAAGAGCTGGCCAGCGTCCTGTATGCGGAACCGCCGCGCGAAGCGGTGGAAATCCTGGTGGGAGAAGCGCGCCGCCGGGCGCGCGGCACGGGCGACAACATCTCGATCGTGGTGCTGAAGCTCGAAGCGCTTCCGCAAGACTGA
- a CDS encoding YdcH family protein, whose protein sequence is MDSNLHSLSRQLIELRIEHADLDATIDRLAEASPQDELLLRRLKKRRLALRDQITRLENVLDPKEPA, encoded by the coding sequence TTGGACTCCAATCTTCACTCCCTTTCCCGCCAATTGATCGAGCTGCGCATCGAACACGCCGATCTCGACGCCACCATCGACCGCCTGGCCGAAGCTTCGCCGCAGGACGAGCTGCTGCTGCGGCGCCTGAAGAAGCGCCGGCTTGCGCTGCGCGACCAGATCACGCGGCTCGAGAACGTGCTCGATCCGAAAGAACCCGCGTGA
- a CDS encoding ATP-dependent DNA helicase has protein sequence MSETLEDKVRDAFAQGGVLSRAAEQFRERSGQTEMALAVARTIEDGGVLVVEAGTGVGKTFSYLVPALLSGERVLLSTATKTLQDQLFGRDLPRLVEALELPVRTALLKGRASYLCLHRLDLARHDASLPERGSLRTLAKIEQWSKATRTGDLAELPGLDERSPLIPLITSTRENCLGAQCPQFKPCHVNLARREALAADVVVINHHLFFADLAVRETGMAELLPTVSVVVFDEAHQLNETGVQFLGAQLGSGQALDFARDLLGAGLQHARGLVDWQQLVAAVERAARELRLAVGKQWPGTKLRWVGPSPEGIDAQAWQDALEALQHAFEMAAEGLDTVSEISPDFVRLYERAQQLAKRAARFALPCETDSVRWVDVGTQLRLVESPLDIAEAMRTRVLKIGSGAAHEDGDEQEGRAAPEDNGRAWVFTSATLGDEPTLRWFTEPCGLGDAQVLRVQSPFDYAAQAGLYVPRAFPKPNDAAHSTRVAQLAARGAAELGGRTLVLTTTLRALRAIGDEMKQQFERLEADVRPEVLVQGELPKRVLMDRFREGAEGGRAGCVLVASASFWEGFDAPGDALQLVVIDKLPFPPPNDPLVEARSQRLEAQGRSSFSDYSLPEAAVALKQGAGRLIRRETDCGVLAICDTRLVAMGYGRRLLAALPPMRRLESEADFEAAIGELRNSLSA, from the coding sequence GTGAGTGAAACACTCGAGGACAAGGTGCGCGACGCCTTCGCGCAGGGCGGCGTCCTGTCGCGTGCCGCCGAGCAGTTCCGCGAGCGCTCGGGGCAGACCGAAATGGCGCTGGCCGTTGCCCGCACCATCGAGGACGGCGGCGTGCTGGTGGTCGAGGCCGGCACCGGCGTGGGCAAGACCTTTTCCTACCTCGTTCCGGCATTGCTGAGCGGCGAGCGCGTGCTGCTGTCGACCGCCACCAAGACCCTGCAGGACCAACTGTTCGGCCGCGACCTTCCGCGTCTGGTCGAGGCGCTCGAACTGCCGGTGCGAACGGCGCTGCTCAAAGGGCGCGCGAGCTACCTGTGCCTGCACCGGCTCGACCTGGCGCGCCACGATGCGTCGCTGCCGGAGCGCGGCAGCCTGCGAACGCTTGCCAAGATCGAGCAGTGGTCCAAGGCCACGCGAACCGGCGACCTGGCCGAGCTGCCCGGGCTGGACGAGCGCTCGCCGCTCATCCCCCTGATCACCTCCACGCGCGAGAACTGCCTGGGCGCCCAGTGCCCGCAGTTCAAGCCCTGCCACGTCAACCTGGCGCGGCGCGAGGCGCTGGCGGCCGACGTGGTGGTCATCAACCATCACCTGTTCTTCGCCGATCTTGCGGTGCGCGAGACCGGCATGGCGGAATTGCTGCCGACCGTGAGCGTGGTCGTGTTCGACGAGGCGCACCAGCTCAATGAAACCGGCGTGCAGTTCCTGGGCGCGCAGCTCGGCAGCGGGCAGGCCCTGGACTTCGCGCGCGACCTGCTTGGTGCGGGCTTGCAGCATGCGCGCGGACTGGTCGACTGGCAGCAGTTGGTGGCGGCCGTCGAACGCGCCGCGCGCGAGCTGCGGCTTGCGGTCGGCAAGCAGTGGCCCGGCACCAAGCTGCGCTGGGTCGGGCCGTCGCCGGAAGGCATCGATGCGCAGGCCTGGCAGGACGCACTCGAAGCCCTGCAGCATGCCTTTGAAATGGCCGCCGAAGGGCTCGACACCGTCAGCGAGATATCGCCCGATTTCGTGCGCCTGTACGAACGGGCGCAGCAGCTCGCCAAGCGCGCGGCACGCTTCGCGCTGCCCTGCGAAACCGATTCGGTGCGCTGGGTCGATGTGGGCACGCAACTGCGCCTGGTCGAATCGCCGCTCGACATAGCCGAGGCCATGCGCACGCGCGTGCTCAAGATCGGCAGCGGAGCTGCCCATGAAGACGGCGACGAGCAAGAAGGCCGCGCCGCGCCGGAAGACAACGGACGCGCCTGGGTCTTCACCTCCGCCACGCTGGGCGACGAACCCACGCTGCGCTGGTTCACCGAGCCGTGCGGCCTGGGCGATGCGCAGGTGCTGCGGGTGCAGAGCCCCTTCGACTATGCCGCGCAGGCCGGGCTCTATGTGCCGCGTGCCTTTCCCAAGCCCAACGATGCCGCCCACAGCACGCGGGTTGCGCAGCTGGCCGCGCGCGGCGCCGCCGAGCTCGGCGGCCGGACCCTGGTGCTGACGACCACGCTGCGCGCGCTGCGCGCGATCGGCGACGAAATGAAGCAGCAGTTCGAGCGGCTCGAGGCGGACGTGCGGCCCGAGGTGCTGGTACAGGGCGAGCTGCCCAAGCGCGTGCTCATGGACCGCTTCCGCGAAGGCGCGGAGGGTGGGCGCGCCGGCTGCGTGCTGGTGGCATCCGCATCGTTCTGGGAGGGCTTCGATGCGCCCGGGGACGCATTGCAGCTGGTGGTGATCGACAAGCTGCCGTTCCCTCCGCCCAACGACCCGCTGGTCGAGGCGCGCTCGCAGCGTCTCGAAGCCCAGGGACGCAGTTCATTCAGCGACTACTCGCTGCCCGAGGCGGCCGTGGCGCTGAAGCAGGGGGCAGGGCGGTTGATCCGCCGCGAAACGGACTGCGGCGTGCTTGCCATTTGCGACACCCGCCTGGTTGCCATGGGCTATGGCCGGCGGCTGCTGGCCGCGCTGCCGCCGATGCGCAGGCTGGAAAGCGAAGCCGACTTCGAGGCGGCGATCGGCGAACTCAGGAATTCGCTCTCGGCCTGA
- a CDS encoding outer membrane protein assembly factor BamD — MFRAKLSVPSWIALSAAALLAAGCSSTSVDKTANWSPNRIYAEAKDEAGSGAYDKAVPLYEKLEGRAAGTPLAQQAQLEKAYAQYKSGEKANAIATIDRFLKLHPASPAIDYALYLKGVINFNDDLGMFAFLTRQDLSERDQKAAKESFESFKELVTRFPESRYAPDARQRMNYIVNSLAQYEVHVARYYYSRGAYLAAINRAQLALSDYREVPALEEALYIIVRSYDALGMKDLRDDAQRVLTTNYPNSEYLARGFKGKDDPWWKVW; from the coding sequence ATGTTTCGCGCCAAATTATCGGTCCCCTCCTGGATCGCGCTCAGCGCGGCAGCGCTGCTTGCAGCCGGCTGCTCCTCCACCTCCGTCGACAAGACCGCCAACTGGAGCCCCAACCGCATCTACGCCGAAGCCAAGGACGAAGCAGGTTCCGGCGCCTACGACAAGGCCGTGCCGCTTTACGAAAAGCTCGAAGGCCGCGCAGCCGGTACGCCGCTCGCGCAGCAGGCCCAGCTCGAGAAGGCCTACGCCCAGTACAAGTCCGGCGAAAAGGCCAATGCCATCGCCACGATCGACCGCTTCCTGAAGCTGCATCCGGCCAGCCCGGCCATCGACTACGCGCTCTACCTCAAGGGCGTGATCAACTTCAACGACGACCTCGGCATGTTCGCGTTCCTCACGCGCCAGGACCTGTCCGAGCGCGACCAGAAGGCCGCCAAGGAATCGTTCGAGTCGTTCAAGGAACTGGTGACGCGCTTCCCCGAGTCGCGCTACGCGCCCGACGCGCGCCAGCGCATGAACTACATCGTGAACTCGCTCGCGCAGTACGAAGTGCACGTGGCGCGCTACTACTACTCGCGCGGCGCCTACCTCGCAGCGATCAACCGGGCGCAGCTTGCGCTGTCCGACTACCGCGAGGTGCCCGCGCTCGAAGAAGCGCTGTACATCATCGTGCGCTCCTACGATGCGCTCGGCATGAAGGACCTGCGCGACGACGCCCAGCGCGTGCTGACCACCAACTACCCGAACAGCGAATACCTCGCGCGCGGCTTCAAGGGCAAGGACGATCCCTGGTGGAAGGTCTGGTAA
- a CDS encoding RluA family pseudouridine synthase: MPSIISTAPLDTVPDPAEADEGADPVESSELRPFTVGQAEHGQRLDRALAALVPEFSRNYLQQLIEAGAVELQGRTLLKASATVRVGQTGRIELRPTPQSQAFRPEAMDIVTVHEDEHLRIIDKPAGLVVHPAPGHWSGTLLNGLLALDPKAALLPRAGIVHRLDRDTSGLMVVARTRAAMDAMVALIAAREVKRQYLALGHKPWAGAAARQVDAPIGRDPRNRLRMAVVDLERHAGKTARTLIERLDSNAEACAVRCTLETGRTHQIRVHMASIGHPLIGDALYGGAPAAGLGRQALHAFRLAFVHPVTQAALELRSLPPADLVQAFQALGLDYNRA, encoded by the coding sequence TTGCCCTCAATTATATCGACCGCCCCCCTGGACACGGTCCCCGACCCAGCCGAGGCCGACGAGGGCGCCGACCCGGTCGAATCCAGCGAACTGCGGCCCTTCACGGTGGGCCAGGCCGAGCATGGCCAGCGGCTGGACCGCGCGCTGGCCGCCCTGGTGCCGGAATTTTCTCGCAACTATCTGCAACAGCTGATCGAAGCCGGCGCCGTGGAACTGCAGGGACGCACCCTGCTGAAGGCCTCCGCGACGGTGCGCGTCGGGCAGACCGGGCGCATCGAGCTGCGCCCGACGCCCCAGAGCCAGGCCTTCCGGCCCGAGGCGATGGACATCGTCACGGTGCACGAGGACGAGCATCTGCGCATCATCGACAAGCCGGCCGGCCTGGTGGTGCATCCGGCGCCGGGCCATTGGAGCGGCACGCTGCTGAACGGTTTGCTCGCGCTCGACCCCAAGGCCGCGTTGCTGCCGCGCGCGGGCATCGTGCACCGGCTCGACCGCGACACCAGCGGGCTCATGGTCGTGGCGCGCACCCGGGCCGCGATGGATGCCATGGTGGCGCTGATCGCGGCGCGCGAAGTCAAGCGGCAGTACCTCGCGCTCGGCCACAAGCCCTGGGCCGGTGCGGCAGCCCGGCAGGTCGACGCGCCGATCGGCCGCGATCCGCGCAACCGTTTGCGCATGGCCGTGGTCGACCTCGAACGCCATGCCGGCAAGACGGCGCGAACGCTCATCGAGCGCCTGGACAGCAACGCCGAGGCTTGCGCCGTGCGGTGCACGCTCGAAACGGGCCGCACGCACCAGATCCGTGTGCACATGGCGTCCATCGGGCATCCGCTGATCGGCGATGCGCTCTATGGCGGGGCTCCGGCCGCGGGGCTGGGGCGGCAGGCGCTGCACGCCTTCAGGCTCGCGTTCGTGCATCCCGTCACGCAAGCGGCGCTGGAACTGCGCTCCCTTCCGCCGGCCGATCTGGTTCAGGCGTTCCAGGCCCTGGGGCTGGATTACAATCGCGCCTGA
- the scpB gene encoding SMC-Scp complex subunit ScpB, translating to MNTADAKRILETALICSSQPLPVRDMRVLFDDELGVDTIKVLLLELQEDWAQRGLELVNVASGWRFQSRPEMRDHLDRLHPEKPPRYTRAALETLAIIAYRQPVTRGDMEDIRGVTINSLILKQLEDRGWVEVIGHRETVGRPALYATTRQFLDDLGLASLDQLPLIETPAQQAALVDALDQASGNQPGLPMDVPNESDADASAMPEADSETGAPAGLAAAEAPEAVEAAAAQFAEDAAAPEEPADIPAPPEVEPSVELETEAPSPDETDPYAVPPGKTS from the coding sequence ATGAATACGGCGGATGCCAAGCGCATTCTCGAAACCGCCTTGATCTGTTCGAGCCAGCCGCTGCCAGTGCGCGACATGCGCGTGCTGTTCGACGACGAGCTGGGCGTGGACACCATCAAGGTGCTGTTGCTCGAACTGCAGGAAGACTGGGCGCAGCGCGGCCTGGAACTGGTGAACGTTGCCAGCGGCTGGCGCTTCCAGAGCCGGCCCGAGATGCGCGACCACCTCGACCGCCTGCATCCCGAGAAGCCGCCGCGCTACACCCGCGCCGCCCTCGAGACGCTGGCCATCATTGCCTACCGCCAGCCGGTCACGCGCGGCGACATGGAAGACATCCGCGGCGTCACCATCAACTCCCTCATCCTCAAGCAGCTCGAGGACCGCGGCTGGGTCGAGGTCATCGGCCACCGCGAAACCGTCGGCCGGCCGGCGCTGTACGCCACCACGCGGCAGTTTCTCGACGACCTCGGCCTTGCGTCGCTCGACCAGCTGCCGCTGATCGAAACGCCGGCCCAGCAGGCGGCGCTGGTCGACGCGCTCGACCAGGCATCGGGCAACCAGCCCGGGCTGCCGATGGACGTGCCGAACGAATCCGACGCCGATGCCTCGGCCATGCCGGAGGCCGACTCGGAAACGGGTGCGCCAGCCGGCCTGGCCGCCGCCGAGGCTCCTGAAGCCGTCGAAGCCGCCGCTGCGCAGTTCGCCGAGGACGCGGCCGCTCCCGAAGAGCCCGCCGACATCCCGGCTCCCCCGGAAGTCGAGCCATCCGTCGAGCTCGAAACCGAAGCCCCGTCGCCCGACGAGACCGATCCCTACGCTGTTCCCCCCGGAAAAACCTCATGA